The Bernardetia sp. MNP-M8 genome includes a region encoding these proteins:
- a CDS encoding DEAD/DEAH box helicase, producing MSINTTTKIAKSLLCSNFTPTISNFSSLNTYYSYIKGLAYYTDQYAKVWEILGFSHLADKSSYHKSPSRPHKNKKSFAISASGYFHDFYTGEKGSVFDFLQNEKNYSEQKAFEFVANLYGFTEYTIGEKNQTNYFEQQQTNQEVENEVLTYFRSRIYKELGISKEEAQTYFSPALGKHKGISIRYTDIEGKTIFDTIEGEKQVFERIRLAKPYCNKEGKTTKYLSPKGAKTYPYLTALAHAPETTQEQRTLFITEGEFKAFFGVQKLGLPFIGIGGISLAATAQKNQNGQTDYQTATFDKHTKSVLEKLGYQNIHLIFDADTFENESKKTRHLQFFTAIKKAFFAAKHLGLGFTFSVINPISKAKGLDDLSKDYSTFEIRKKLTQTITHNHLFYHFRLDTQKTDNQAFFALQKAFFASKKEVEKIQQIEINGFLGNQLLENQSFLDSLEKSKFTYLQAPTGIGKSYFVKHHLTKFLNEKDFVVLFAAPRNAIAKQQALQVGENGSENKIVFTADTASQAIERLKTEQHDIIYTNFDKLPDAYHVLTQFYNKKVFLVIDEGHLITSDSTFRPKVIGDLLNTLLKNDTNLLMSATPTKLYLPNSEINHFEVLAKNKKEYAAPSLIFCQDKKMTSFAFEKCKTIVENNERAIIHINSIEQARLLQNLLLKEKIGVHFLASTGLTPTEKENFDSIQSKSTFNWNDKKPIIITTSVLEAGFNIETDRKTTNIYLNKTRAGFDTTSYRQFIARVRNYYEKEVKNIIVTQNYAHFLPNENLVLDYDYERTIEFATESLIIHNKRYQNSQKEYGEEFHNFETEKLKTEVSKYLYFDNDKGNFQINYQEIFAEYTHEKNKQGSPYFENPKEILFYEQSVSEGVSQYQEFQKAEKDKAAQEITHLFVNDFEKLVISVEKYTQDVKLKAKLNFASTEDPILLTPVQLVIAEQLLKHYLYLLKTSNEKRITEISALKSILVDTEKLTLRKTNDLRKRKMAFISYWLLLRRKTSKRMGVSESLQVEEFKRVIKIFKELKGKLRTAEEITEAINRFQHQKKRYSKRKCLELVQLLCQVERTAIVEQGKKTYFYAYSGEKDYKTAISELLEEPYFD from the coding sequence ATGTCAATTAATACAACAACAAAGATAGCAAAAAGTTTGCTATGTTCAAACTTTACTCCTACTATAAGTAACTTTTCTTCATTAAATACCTATTACAGTTACATTAAAGGTCTGGCTTACTACACAGACCAATACGCCAAAGTGTGGGAAATACTCGGTTTTTCACACTTGGCAGACAAATCTTCCTATCATAAAAGTCCTTCACGACCTCATAAAAACAAAAAATCCTTTGCTATTTCTGCAAGTGGTTATTTTCACGACTTCTATACTGGAGAAAAAGGAAGTGTTTTTGATTTTCTACAAAATGAAAAAAATTATTCAGAGCAAAAAGCCTTTGAATTTGTAGCTAATCTATATGGTTTTACAGAGTATACTATTGGAGAAAAAAATCAAACTAATTATTTTGAGCAGCAACAAACCAATCAAGAAGTAGAAAATGAGGTTCTGACTTATTTCCGTTCTCGTATATACAAAGAATTAGGAATTTCAAAAGAAGAAGCACAAACCTATTTTTCTCCTGCTCTTGGAAAACACAAAGGTATTAGCATTCGATATACAGATATTGAAGGAAAGACTATTTTTGATACCATTGAAGGTGAAAAGCAAGTTTTTGAACGTATTCGTCTAGCAAAACCCTATTGTAACAAAGAAGGAAAAACAACTAAGTATTTAAGTCCAAAAGGAGCTAAAACCTATCCATATCTCACAGCTCTTGCGCATGCACCTGAAACGACACAAGAACAAAGAACACTTTTCATCACAGAAGGAGAATTTAAAGCCTTTTTTGGAGTACAAAAACTTGGTTTACCTTTTATTGGAATTGGTGGTATTTCACTTGCAGCAACAGCACAAAAAAATCAAAATGGACAGACAGACTATCAGACAGCTACTTTTGATAAACATACAAAGTCTGTTTTAGAAAAATTAGGTTATCAAAATATTCATCTTATTTTTGATGCAGATACATTTGAAAATGAAAGTAAAAAAACTCGTCACCTTCAATTTTTTACAGCCATTAAAAAAGCTTTTTTTGCAGCTAAACATTTGGGTTTAGGTTTTACTTTTTCAGTTATCAATCCCATTTCAAAAGCAAAAGGATTAGATGATTTGAGTAAAGACTATTCTACTTTTGAAATTCGAAAAAAACTCACACAAACAATAACTCACAATCATTTATTCTATCATTTTAGATTAGATACACAAAAAACAGATAATCAAGCATTTTTTGCTCTTCAAAAAGCATTTTTTGCTAGTAAAAAAGAAGTAGAAAAAATCCAACAAATTGAAATAAATGGTTTTTTGGGAAATCAACTTTTAGAAAATCAATCGTTTTTAGATTCATTAGAAAAATCAAAATTTACCTATTTACAAGCTCCAACAGGGATTGGAAAGAGTTATTTTGTAAAACATCATTTAACTAAATTTCTAAATGAAAAAGATTTTGTAGTCCTTTTTGCTGCGCCTAGAAATGCCATTGCAAAACAACAAGCCTTACAAGTAGGAGAAAATGGAAGTGAAAATAAGATTGTTTTTACAGCAGATACAGCTTCACAAGCTATTGAAAGACTAAAAACTGAACAGCATGATATTATTTATACCAATTTTGACAAATTGCCAGATGCTTATCATGTTCTGACCCAATTTTACAATAAAAAAGTATTCTTAGTAATCGATGAAGGACATTTAATCACAAGTGATAGCACTTTTAGACCCAAAGTAATTGGTGATTTATTAAATACTTTACTTAAAAATGATACTAATTTATTGATGAGTGCTACTCCTACCAAACTCTATTTGCCAAACTCAGAAATAAATCATTTTGAAGTTCTTGCAAAAAATAAAAAAGAATATGCTGCGCCTTCACTTATTTTCTGTCAAGATAAAAAAATGACTTCTTTTGCTTTTGAAAAATGTAAAACTATTGTAGAAAATAATGAAAGGGCAATTATTCATATTAATAGTATCGAACAAGCTCGCTTGCTCCAAAATTTATTGCTAAAAGAAAAAATAGGTGTTCACTTTTTGGCTTCTACTGGACTTACTCCAACAGAGAAAGAAAATTTTGATAGTATTCAAAGCAAGTCTACTTTTAATTGGAATGATAAAAAGCCAATAATCATAACTACTTCTGTTTTAGAAGCTGGATTTAATATTGAAACAGATAGAAAAACGACAAATATTTATCTCAATAAAACAAGAGCAGGATTTGATACCACTTCATACCGGCAATTTATTGCTAGAGTCAGAAACTACTATGAAAAAGAAGTGAAAAATATTATTGTAACACAAAACTATGCTCATTTCTTGCCTAATGAGAATTTAGTTTTAGACTATGATTATGAAAGAACTATTGAATTTGCTACTGAAAGTTTAATTATTCACAACAAAAGATACCAAAATTCTCAAAAAGAATATGGAGAAGAATTTCACAACTTTGAAACCGAAAAACTAAAAACAGAAGTTTCTAAATATCTCTACTTTGATAATGACAAAGGAAATTTTCAAATTAATTACCAAGAAATATTTGCTGAATACACTCACGAAAAAAATAAACAGGGAAGTCCTTATTTTGAGAATCCTAAAGAAATTTTGTTTTATGAGCAATCTGTTAGTGAAGGAGTGAGTCAGTACCAAGAGTTTCAAAAAGCAGAAAAAGACAAAGCAGCTCAGGAAATAACACATTTATTTGTCAATGACTTTGAAAAACTGGTTATTTCAGTAGAAAAATATACTCAAGATGTAAAACTGAAAGCCAAACTAAACTTTGCTTCTACAGAAGACCCTATTTTGCTAACTCCTGTACAGCTTGTAATAGCCGAACAGCTTTTAAAACACTATTTGTATTTACTCAAAACAAGTAACGAAAAAAGAATTACAGAAATTTCTGCTTTAAAATCTATTTTGGTAGATACAGAAAAATTAACCCTTCGAAAGACAAACGATTTGAGAAAACGAAAAATGGCATTTATCTCTTACTGGCTACTACTTAGAAGAAAAACAAGTAAAAGAATGGGAGTTTCCGAATCATTACAAGTAGAAGAGTTTAAGAGAGTAATTAAAATTTTTAAAGAACTAAAAGGAAAACTACGGACAGCAGAAGAAATAACAGAAGCCATTAATCGTTTCCAGCATCAGAAAAAAAGGTATTCAAAACGGAAATGTTTAGAACTGGTACAGCTACTTTGTCAAGTTGAAAGAACAGCAATAGTTGAGCAAGGAAAGAAAACTTATTTCTATGCTTATAGTGGCGAAAAGGACTATAAAACAGCCATTTCAGAACTTTTAGAAGAACCTTATTTTGATTGA
- a CDS encoding DUF5458 family protein, whose amino-acid sequence MATAEKKVQQSTSTEVQKGKGKSLESQVDLLAKYGGFDLLEMSIEGSQNLNPSRKARKQIFLNEASKKADREELKKSLEMWKSVLESKDSLTDMVADCEDNYHTSQQNLEKNLANAVKETRELEQAYRSVALFYKNTEQSKVKNVTIINAELEQLQDLDNTRFIDTIHEELVANYDRLDLRNNYSLLVIPGYLGSNTVVEKWAKIAHENKVMLVTDFAHLDEPDDVMEMFEAANLTGGDIYRSNVLMTCNWLVGRGRFDQVNEQEDLFVPPSGALAGKIYRTLMSQVTAGKKHGGINEVDGVTFDLKKSEIANLENLGLIPMVNEYGKVMAFSGKTLFNGDNLGLQTYSVVRVFDHVTKVLMDFLNRRAFENFTGKTRKEILEQVVKFLDGITGHDKLIENFEVRRFEQDKVQKDKIYMDIHLKPYFPAKNFLIKLEGQKGDDGTEWDSEYAQN is encoded by the coding sequence ATGGCAACAGCTGAAAAAAAAGTGCAGCAAAGCACCAGTACAGAAGTACAGAAAGGAAAAGGAAAAAGTCTTGAGAGTCAAGTAGATTTATTAGCTAAATATGGTGGTTTTGATTTACTTGAAATGTCTATTGAAGGTTCTCAAAATCTTAATCCTAGTCGAAAAGCACGTAAACAAATTTTTCTAAATGAAGCTAGTAAAAAAGCTGACAGAGAAGAATTGAAAAAATCTTTAGAGATGTGGAAAAGTGTCCTTGAGAGTAAAGATAGCTTAACTGATATGGTAGCAGACTGTGAAGACAATTATCATACTTCACAACAAAATCTAGAGAAGAACTTGGCAAATGCTGTCAAAGAAACTAGAGAATTAGAACAAGCCTATCGTTCAGTGGCTCTTTTCTATAAAAACACAGAGCAATCTAAAGTCAAAAATGTTACTATCATCAATGCTGAATTAGAACAGCTTCAAGACCTAGATAATACACGATTCATTGATACTATTCATGAAGAATTGGTGGCTAATTATGATCGTTTAGATTTGAGAAATAACTATAGTTTGTTAGTTATTCCTGGTTATTTGGGCAGCAATACAGTAGTAGAAAAATGGGCAAAAATAGCTCACGAAAACAAAGTAATGCTTGTTACAGATTTTGCTCATTTGGATGAGCCAGATGATGTAATGGAAATGTTTGAAGCTGCTAACTTAACAGGAGGAGATATCTATCGTTCAAATGTCTTGATGACTTGTAACTGGTTAGTAGGACGTGGACGATTTGATCAAGTAAACGAACAAGAAGATTTGTTTGTTCCTCCTTCAGGTGCATTAGCAGGAAAAATATACAGAACATTAATGTCTCAGGTTACTGCTGGTAAAAAGCATGGTGGAATCAACGAAGTAGATGGAGTTACTTTTGATCTCAAGAAAAGTGAAATTGCTAACTTAGAAAACCTTGGACTTATTCCTATGGTTAATGAGTATGGAAAAGTAATGGCTTTTTCTGGAAAAACTCTTTTCAATGGAGACAACCTCGGATTACAGACTTATTCTGTTGTTCGTGTATTTGACCATGTAACAAAAGTGCTTATGGATTTCTTAAATCGCAGAGCTTTTGAAAACTTTACAGGTAAGACTCGCAAAGAAATTTTAGAACAAGTTGTGAAGTTCTTAGATGGAATCACAGGTCATGATAAACTTATCGAAAACTTTGAAGTAAGAAGATTTGAGCAAGATAAAGTTCAGAAAGATAAAATCTATATGGATATTCACTTAAAACCTTATTTTCCTGCAAAGAATTTCCTTATTAAATTGGAAGGACAAAAAGGAGATGATGGTACTGAGTGGGATAGTGAATATGCTCAAAACTAA
- a CDS encoding contractile injection system protein, VgrG/Pvc8 family has product MAKPVNTQILLDGQAILVNSSYTITLEQKVVSHHQLIITCPTESIENPSGDFASKAKEYMGKRLTLLVNEDQLVFIGVVENVNIHKYDGGQGLFVITVYSPTLLMAHGKDSQSYEKKNLVDIIKEATQEYPSDSLKIVSKPVFKEAIPYTVQYKESDFDFMCRLAKRYGEWFYYDGEEVKFGGHDNTSQPLIFGEDLSEFNFVMKVRPQNHTYLAYDSVEAKTHDSSNSDHKQNVSNPYISSTTQASSKLFAKKPTSLYNHTLLENGKSELDSVLKLKAQHALNTLVFNGKSDEPKVAIGSVIEVTGKNTEVAGQTDTYGSYIITSITHSINNSGEYINSFEGVPVDIKVPIYFDEDAVPVCEEQYAIVKDNNDPQGLGRVRVQFPWQAIKNQLSPWISLTTPHAGSEKGMYFIPEIGEEVLVGFENKSAEKPFVMGSRYNGGEKTPRKDPEQKIIQTKSGCTIILNDTEGSITIIDKDGSVINMDGAGGMTMKSSKTIVLQSDSIGLSANTIAITGTKQVSIGSDKVVAISSKKDIVTNAKNVNTTADVKFELGGKQIVTNSTADTLISGALVKINS; this is encoded by the coding sequence ATGGCTAAACCTGTTAATACCCAAATCCTTCTTGATGGACAAGCTATTCTTGTTAATAGTAGCTATACCATTACTTTAGAACAAAAAGTAGTGAGTCATCATCAGCTTATCATTACTTGCCCAACAGAATCTATTGAAAACCCATCAGGTGATTTTGCTAGTAAAGCAAAAGAATATATGGGAAAACGTTTGACTTTATTAGTTAATGAAGATCAACTCGTTTTTATAGGAGTTGTGGAAAATGTCAATATCCATAAATATGATGGTGGTCAAGGATTGTTTGTAATTACAGTGTATAGTCCTACCTTATTAATGGCTCATGGAAAAGATTCCCAAAGCTATGAAAAGAAAAATTTAGTAGATATTATAAAAGAGGCAACGCAAGAATATCCTAGTGATAGCTTAAAGATAGTTTCTAAACCTGTCTTTAAAGAGGCTATTCCTTATACAGTACAGTATAAAGAAAGTGATTTTGATTTTATGTGTCGTCTTGCTAAGCGTTATGGAGAATGGTTCTATTATGATGGTGAAGAAGTAAAGTTTGGAGGACATGATAATACTTCTCAACCACTTATTTTTGGAGAGGATTTGTCAGAGTTTAATTTTGTGATGAAAGTCAGACCTCAAAATCATACTTACTTAGCTTATGATTCTGTAGAAGCAAAAACACATGATTCTTCTAACTCAGACCATAAGCAGAACGTATCAAATCCATATATAAGTAGTACAACACAAGCATCAAGTAAGTTATTTGCAAAAAAGCCCACTTCTCTCTATAATCATACGCTTTTAGAGAATGGAAAATCAGAACTGGATTCTGTACTTAAATTAAAAGCTCAACATGCACTTAATACATTAGTTTTTAATGGAAAGAGTGATGAGCCTAAAGTAGCAATAGGAAGTGTAATAGAAGTAACAGGAAAAAACACAGAAGTTGCAGGACAAACAGATACGTATGGAAGTTATATCATTACCTCCATTACCCATTCAATTAATAACAGTGGAGAATATATCAATTCATTTGAAGGTGTACCAGTAGATATTAAAGTTCCAATTTATTTTGATGAAGATGCAGTACCTGTTTGTGAAGAACAATATGCTATTGTAAAAGATAATAATGACCCACAAGGATTAGGACGTGTTCGTGTACAATTTCCGTGGCAAGCTATAAAAAATCAACTTTCACCTTGGATTAGCTTAACAACCCCTCATGCAGGAAGTGAGAAAGGTATGTATTTTATTCCCGAAATAGGAGAAGAAGTTTTAGTAGGTTTTGAAAATAAAAGTGCTGAAAAGCCATTTGTAATGGGTTCTCGTTATAATGGAGGCGAAAAAACACCTCGTAAAGATCCTGAACAAAAAATTATTCAGACTAAAAGTGGTTGTACGATTATCTTAAATGATACAGAAGGAAGTATTACTATAATAGATAAAGATGGAAGTGTTATCAATATGGATGGTGCTGGAGGAATGACTATGAAAAGTAGTAAAACAATTGTACTTCAATCAGACTCTATAGGATTATCAGCTAATACGATAGCCATAACAGGTACTAAACAAGTTTCTATAGGCTCTGATAAAGTAGTAGCAATTAGTAGTAAGAAAGATATAGTTACAAATGCTAAAAATGTAAATACTACAGCAGATGTAAAATTTGAGCTTGGAGGAAAGCAAATTGTTACCAATTCTACTGCTGATACACTTATTTCAGGCGCATTAGTCAAAATCAATTCCTAA
- the tssD gene encoding type VI secretion system tube protein TssD yields MTFLSELQIDEGIYTVLDCTYNFNQSIDKNNKPSSVARGGQITLIIESRGITNFLKWMTEHVNTKDGKIIFYRRDQMARMFELSFTKAFCIDYAEHFNHQSAEPMQIKMTISTKDMKANNALFGNKWAVA; encoded by the coding sequence ATGACTTTTTTATCTGAATTACAAATTGATGAAGGAATATATACTGTACTGGATTGTACATATAATTTCAATCAGAGTATAGACAAAAATAATAAACCTTCTAGTGTTGCTAGAGGAGGGCAGATTACACTAATAATAGAATCAAGAGGCATTACAAATTTCCTTAAATGGATGACAGAACATGTAAATACTAAAGATGGAAAGATTATTTTTTACAGAAGAGACCAAATGGCTCGTATGTTTGAGTTATCCTTTACTAAAGCTTTTTGTATAGACTATGCAGAGCATTTTAATCATCAATCAGCTGAACCTATGCAGATTAAAATGACTATTTCTACTAAAGATATGAAAGCAAATAATGCTCTTTTTGGAAACAAATGGGCAGTAGCTTAA
- the dinD gene encoding DNA damage-inducible protein D, translating into MKKSQSNELFEKLESIRNEIENIEYWSARDLQELFSYQEWRNFEKAIQKAMISCETASEKVENHFVESNKMVEIGSKTTRKLKDYALTRYACYLIAQNGDPNKEEIAFAQSYFATQTRKQELVEKRIAEIERVRERDKLTLSEKLLSQLSFERGVDSAGFAFIRAKGDEAFFGGNNTQAMKNKLVVPKGRPLADYLPTVTIWGKGLATGITNHNIENKNLEGTNQIAEEHTINNDEVRQLLIRRGIVPEELPAAEDAKKVKRRINSEARKLIKKKKQ; encoded by the coding sequence ATGAAAAAATCACAATCAAATGAGCTTTTCGAAAAATTGGAAAGTATTCGTAATGAAATTGAAAATATAGAATATTGGTCTGCAAGAGACTTGCAAGAATTATTCTCTTACCAAGAATGGAGAAATTTTGAAAAAGCTATCCAAAAAGCAATGATTTCTTGTGAAACTGCTTCAGAGAAAGTAGAAAACCATTTTGTTGAGTCCAACAAAATGGTCGAAATAGGTAGCAAAACAACAAGAAAACTTAAAGATTATGCTCTTACTCGTTATGCTTGTTATTTGATAGCCCAAAATGGTGATCCCAATAAAGAAGAGATTGCATTTGCTCAAAGTTATTTTGCAACACAAACTCGCAAACAGGAACTTGTAGAAAAAAGAATTGCAGAAATTGAACGAGTAAGAGAACGAGATAAATTGACACTTTCTGAAAAATTATTATCTCAGCTTTCTTTTGAGCGTGGAGTAGATAGTGCAGGTTTTGCTTTTATTAGAGCAAAAGGAGATGAAGCCTTTTTTGGTGGGAATAATACTCAAGCTATGAAAAATAAATTGGTTGTACCAAAAGGAAGACCTCTAGCTGATTATTTACCTACTGTTACCATTTGGGGAAAAGGATTAGCAACAGGAATTACAAACCATAATATAGAAAACAAAAATTTGGAAGGAACAAACCAAATAGCAGAAGAACATACAATAAATAATGATGAAGTAAGACAATTACTTATTCGTCGTGGAATTGTTCCAGAGGAATTACCAGCAGCCGAAGATGCAAAAAAAGTAAAGAGAAGAATAAACAGTGAAGCAAGAAAATTAATTAAGAAAAAGAAGCAATAG
- the tssD gene encoding type VI secretion system tube protein TssD — protein MSFKVNLEVGGRTYEVLNSFFELNQETDASGRPSAVVRGGKLTVSLESTSNTFFIENMIDNFTRLDGKLIYLKRDTNAKMKEVKFEEAYVVGYSETFSGGGVTGSNKFDNVSDQNPTIETITFSARVLSVENAVLTKQWAEPM, from the coding sequence ATGTCTTTTAAAGTAAACCTTGAAGTAGGTGGAAGAACCTATGAAGTTCTTAATTCATTCTTTGAATTAAATCAAGAAACAGATGCTAGTGGTCGTCCTTCTGCTGTTGTAAGAGGTGGTAAACTTACTGTTAGTTTAGAATCTACATCTAATACTTTTTTCATTGAAAATATGATAGATAATTTTACTCGTCTTGATGGGAAACTTATTTACCTCAAGAGAGATACTAATGCCAAAATGAAAGAGGTAAAATTTGAAGAAGCCTATGTTGTAGGTTATAGCGAAACATTTAGTGGTGGTGGAGTAACAGGTTCTAATAAATTTGACAATGTTAGTGATCAAAACCCTACTATAGAAACTATTACTTTCTCAGCTAGAGTATTATCTGTTGAGAACGCTGTCTTGACAAAACAGTGGGCAGAACCTATGTAA
- a CDS encoding AAA family ATPase has product MTKIIAFTNQAGGVGKSTSVVNIAAFLSKKYKVLVVDADGQQTATMNLGINPYQLEYSLYHSLVQPEKYPFKKVMVHTDYGVDLLPATEDLYMIELDLASAIGREARLKKLLKIASLSYDYILIDMPPSLGLMQINGLNAADEVVIVCQSQPKSANGLGMLLSSIERVREHLNAELEIKGVLITLYEKNTRVANKTIERITSHEVVKDSIFKTFIRKNVTLAEAGHRKEIETDKGIAILGEPILFFDEEGKSNGYQDYEALTKEFIS; this is encoded by the coding sequence ATGACTAAAATAATTGCCTTTACAAATCAAGCTGGAGGCGTAGGCAAAAGTACAAGTGTAGTAAACATTGCTGCTTTTTTGTCAAAAAAATACAAAGTATTAGTAGTAGATGCTGACGGACAGCAAACAGCTACTATGAATTTGGGTATTAATCCTTATCAGTTAGAGTATTCACTCTATCATTCTTTAGTACAACCTGAAAAATATCCATTCAAAAAAGTAATGGTTCATACAGATTATGGAGTAGATTTACTTCCTGCTACTGAAGATTTATATATGATTGAATTGGATTTGGCAAGTGCTATAGGTAGAGAAGCCAGACTAAAAAAGTTACTCAAAATAGCAAGTTTGAGTTATGACTATATTTTGATAGATATGCCTCCTAGTTTGGGTTTGATGCAAATCAATGGACTTAATGCAGCTGATGAAGTAGTCATTGTTTGTCAGTCACAGCCAAAAAGTGCAAATGGTTTGGGAATGCTTCTTTCCAGTATTGAGCGTGTACGTGAGCATCTCAATGCAGAATTAGAAATAAAAGGAGTATTGATTACGCTCTACGAAAAAAATACTCGTGTAGCTAACAAAACTATTGAACGTATTACAAGTCATGAAGTTGTAAAAGATAGTATTTTCAAAACTTTTATTCGTAAAAATGTTACTCTAGCTGAAGCAGGTCATAGAAAAGAAATAGAAACTGACAAAGGCATTGCCATTTTGGGAGAACCTATTTTGTTTTTTGATGAAGAAGGAAAATCGAATGGCTATCAAGATTATGAAGCACTTACAAAGGAATTTATTAGCTAA
- the tssD gene encoding type VI secretion system tube protein TssD, which yields MSLVSKLYVEDKEINILDFKFRFTRSTDEHGKPMGKPRGTIFEIIFETTSDQSFMSWAVATDMTKNVKIVVSPVTAASKSRVIELYDVHCVHFRNNFNAKNGEPMTTLIHLTPAIMIDDGYKILDHYWKKTDLSMNNVAPTVIKQDEELEIISLHFEDADKKKINEIEEGILYLVVETQNGIGKKIDIDLSNQLHNFKYEGKVLTNDVLKNISITKDIMPIELEIVVEED from the coding sequence ATGAGTTTAGTAAGCAAACTTTACGTTGAAGATAAAGAAATCAATATTTTAGATTTCAAATTTCGTTTTACCCGTTCGACAGACGAACATGGAAAACCAATGGGAAAACCTAGAGGAACAATATTCGAAATTATATTTGAAACTACATCAGATCAAAGTTTTATGAGTTGGGCAGTAGCTACTGATATGACAAAGAATGTCAAAATTGTAGTCTCTCCTGTTACTGCAGCAAGTAAGAGCCGAGTTATAGAACTCTACGATGTACATTGTGTACATTTTAGAAATAATTTTAATGCAAAAAATGGAGAGCCAATGACTACTCTTATTCATCTAACTCCTGCTATAATGATAGATGATGGTTACAAAATCTTAGATCATTACTGGAAAAAAACTGATTTGAGCATGAATAATGTTGCACCAACAGTAATCAAGCAAGATGAAGAACTAGAAATTATTTCTCTACATTTTGAAGATGCAGATAAGAAGAAAATAAATGAGATAGAAGAAGGAATATTGTATTTAGTTGTCGAAACACAAAATGGTATTGGTAAAAAAATAGATATTGACTTATCAAATCAATTACACAATTTTAAATATGAAGGAAAAGTGCTTACTAATGATGTACTTAAAAATATATCAATAACTAAGGACATTATGCCTATAGAACTAGAAATTGTAGTTGAAGAAGATTAA
- the tssO gene encoding type VI secretion system TssO: protein MEVLNKKERAYSFLLFLLVFFITVGVILLAVFFDYQIPRKELSHLRNENRKMAEEFQIQEQFAFKLEELKSYTDSLNVKGEDFYFNQQSAINTIIAMQYIIPNRDSLELKRDNMYDNILLAYRQLINAKKTINTLGASKEEIDLLLQQLETYKSELEIVKRDLEVCRQINRAR from the coding sequence ATGGAAGTTTTAAATAAAAAAGAAAGAGCTTACTCTTTTTTACTTTTTCTACTTGTTTTTTTTATAACAGTAGGAGTCATTCTTTTAGCTGTTTTTTTTGATTATCAGATTCCTCGTAAGGAGTTGAGTCATTTGAGAAACGAGAATAGAAAAATGGCAGAAGAGTTTCAAATTCAAGAACAATTTGCCTTTAAATTAGAAGAATTAAAATCTTATACAGATTCTCTTAATGTAAAAGGAGAAGATTTTTACTTCAATCAACAAAGTGCTATTAATACAATTATTGCTATGCAGTATATTATACCTAATAGAGATAGTTTGGAGCTAAAAAGAGATAATATGTATGATAATATATTACTTGCTTACAGGCAACTCATCAATGCCAAGAAAACTATCAATACTTTAGGAGCATCTAAAGAAGAAATAGATTTGCTTTTACAACAGTTAGAAACCTATAAAAGCGAATTAGAGATAGTAAAACGAGATTTAGAAGTCTGTAGACAGATAAATAGAGCAAGGTAA